AGCACTATAAAGATGAGGTTCCCTCCGGTCGGTGTGATGTGCTGACCGAACTCGACTTCAATTCCTATTCCAAACAGTACGAACTGCGCCTGATTGCCATCCGTCCAGCCCAGTCCGTCCAACTCAGCGATATTTCCCTGACACCCTCTGTGGACTGGATCCTCGACTGGCGGGGACAGGCTCAACCCGTCCAACCGGATGCTGAACCTATTTTAACGGTAAATCGCTGTCCTAGGAGTTGGGCGGATCTAACAGCTTGGTTTCGGCGTGCCCTGCGGGAAGAGTCCAAACTGGCGATCGCCTACCCCCCGCCCGCCACCACACCTCCCGTCGAACTCTGGCAAACCTTGGTCGGCGTTGCAAAATACCTCAGCCGGATGGGCAACCCAGCCAAACGGGTACAGCTTCTAGACAAATTGGGAGTGGGCGATCGCCCCTTACACTTCGGCATTCGCGCCCTCCAGTACTCCGGCTTTACCGTCACCGCCTCCGATGCCGGACTTCACATCACCTACGATCCCGAAGCTCCGATCCTAGAATCCAGCCAGATCGCCGCCATCGAAGCCTTCTTCGCAGCCATCCAAGAAGAACGGTTTCAGCAACAGTACTTCTACACGGTGCCGATTGCGACGATTCAGGCGATTGCGCGGGGAGAGGTGGGGAGGTGAAGAAAAACCGAACGTTACAATCTTTGAAGTTTTACAGACTTCTACCATAGGCAGTGAAACCTCTGCTGTAGACTGATTTTTAACTGTGAAAAAGGTGATTACTGGTCACATCTAGTGGAGCCATCCAGTAGGTTAATGACCGCTAATGTAACAACCGTCAACAGCCGATAGTGTTGGAGCATTTATATCAATGTCTCATACCGTAAAAATCTATGACACCTGCATCGGATGCACCCAGTGCGTTCGGGCTTGTCCAACGGATGTTTTAGAAATGGTTCCCTGGGATGGTTGCAAGGCTGGTCAGATTGCATCTTCCCCCCGTACTGAGGACTGCGTGGGCTGCAAACGTTGCGAAACGGCTTGCCCCACTGACTTTTTGAGCATCCGGGTTTACCTCGGTGCTGAAACCACTCGCAGTATGGGTCTTGCTTATTAAAGCAACGCCATTTCAAACTTTTTGAGGCTGGTGCCTTTCATAGAACGTTGAGTTACTTCTGACTGGAGGGATCTGTATCCCTCTTTTTTTAGCTCTTTGGGGCTTTGTTGCATGATTAGAAAAACGGTCAGGTTC
Above is a genomic segment from Synechococcales cyanobacterium T60_A2020_003 containing:
- the psaC gene encoding photosystem I iron-sulfur center protein PsaC is translated as MSHTVKIYDTCIGCTQCVRACPTDVLEMVPWDGCKAGQIASSPRTEDCVGCKRCETACPTDFLSIRVYLGAETTRSMGLAY